AACATCGCGGCAAAGGCCGGGGCGCCCCGCGCAAGAACGACGAGTGAGCGCAAGTCTCCTCATCCGCAATCAACAACGCGCCAGGCCCGTCGACGTGCGTCAACTGCGGCGCGCGACGGAAGTCCTGCTGCAGGAAATGTTGTCGCTCTCCAATTATGATCTTGCGATTCATCTCGTGGGATCAGCCCGCATGGCCGCGCTGAATTGGCAACACCTGCAGCACGAGGGCCCGACGGATGTCATCACGTTCGGCTATGCCGATGGCGGCAAAGTCCTGCATGGCGAGCTGTTCATCTGCATCGATGTCGCCGTTGAGCAGGCGCGGCAATTCCGCACAACGTGGCAAGATGAACTCATGCGGTATGTGATCCACGGCATCCTGCACCTTCAGGGTTACGATGACATGGAGCCCGCGAAGCGGCGGATCATGAAACGGGCGGAAAACCGGCTCTTGAAACAGTTGCCGGCAGAACAAGCCCCCCACAAACTTCGCCGCAGCCCATGATAGAACGCGCCCAGGGAATCATCCTGCGCACGCGTCCGTTTACCGAAACGAGCGTGATCGTCGATTGGTTGACGCCGGAACTTGGACGGATCAGCACCGTGGCAAAGGGAGCCCGCCGGGCGAAGTCACCATTCCGCGGGAAAGTCGATCTTTTTTATGAGGCGGCGTTCAGTTTCACCCGCAGCCGGCGCTCGGAACTCCACACGCTGGCAGAGGTCATTCTCTTGCAAACCCATCCCGGCCTGCGACGCGAACTTGGCTACGTTCAGCAGGCCAGTTATGCCTCGGCGCTGATCGTTCAAACGACGGAGAAGGAAAGCCCGGTGCCGGAGATTCATGAGCTTTTCCACGGTTTTCTCGCGACATTGCCAAAGCGGCCGCCCCAGCCACGGAATATTTTTGCATTCGAACTGAAACTGCTGGCCTTGCTGGGATTGCAGCCCGATCTCGCTGAAGCGCGGCTAAGTCCTGAGACGCAGAATCTGACCGGGATCCTGACGAACGAGAGCTGGGAGACAATCGCGGAACTCAAACCCGCGGCCACGCACGTGAAGCAGCTCCACGGTTTTCTTCACGGTTTCCTGATTTATCACCTGGAGAAGATCCCGAAGGGACGAAGCGACCTGCTCAGCTGAAGGGTCGTGCGTCCAACCTGCACGAGTCGCGGAATCTCCCGTCGCGTCAGGATGCAGGACTGAAGCGGCGTGAACCGCGCGCCTACGAGACCACGATGACGTTCTGCTCCTTCAAGTCTGGCTCAACCCACTTGCCGTGTTCGCGAATCAAATCGACAAGGCGGTCGACCGCTTCGTTCTCGGGGATATTGAACTTGATCGGAGTTTTCCCGACGTAAAGGTTGATCTTGCCGGGAGCACCGCCGACGTAACCGAAATCTGCATCCGCCATTTCGCCGGGGCCGTTCACGATGCAACCCATGATTGCGATCTTCACGCCCTTCAAATGTTCCGTTCGCGCCTTGATTCTGGCCGTGACGGTTTGCAGGTTGAACAACGTGCGCCCGCAGCTCGGGCACGCCACGTAATCCGTCTTGAAACTGCGGCAGCCCGCCGCCTGCAGGATGTTGTAAGCCAGACGCAGGCTTTGCCCGGCGCCGGCTTCGCCCCGCACCAGGATTGCATCGCCAATTCCATCGGCGAGCAGCGAGCCAATGACAACAGAGGCCCGAAGCAGGGCAACATCCGGTGTCAATGGTGCCGCCTCAAAATTCAGGCAGTCCTTCAGCAGAATGGGATTGTTCCGCCCCATGTGCCTCAGCTTGAGCGCCAGCAGGCGAAACGCGGGGATCGCGGGCAAAGAGATTCCATCCTTCACCGTGACCAATTGCGTGTCGCAGTTGATTTCAAAATCCTCCGCCGGATCAATCTCCGCGACGTTCAAGTCCTCGTAAACCGCCTCAGGCCTGACGTCAGCTTTCGGCGAAATCTTCGGCGCGACCTTGTCCCATGTCGCTTGGGTAACGACCACGCGCACCGTCTGGTCTCCGCCGCATTTATAAAGCGCGTTGAGTTCAATCTCCGGCGTCTGCCTTCGATGGAAATGGAACGGATCGAACGGGAACTCCGCAGCATTTCGTGCGACATGCGACGGCGTGAGAATAGGAACCTGCGCCAGCAAATCGCGGCAGACTGGAATCTCCCGCGGCGAATCCTCAGTTAGGGACACGCGAATCGTATCGCCCAGCCCGTCACACAGGAGGGATCCAATCCCTATGGCGCTCTTGATGCGGCCGTCTTCGCCCTCGCCTGCTTCCGTGACGCCCAGGTGAATGGGATAATTCCAATCCGCGCCCTCCTGTTCGAGGCGGGCGACGAGCAACCGATAGCACTCGATCATCACCTTTGGATTCGATGATTTCATCGAGAACTTGAAATTGTGGAAATCGTGCTTGCGCGCAATGCGGGCGAATTCCAAAGCACTCTCCACCATGCCCAACGGAGTGTCGCCGTAGCGATTCATGATTCGATCGGAGAGCGAGCCGTGATTGGTCCCGATGC
Above is a window of Verrucomicrobiia bacterium DNA encoding:
- the ybeY gene encoding rRNA maturation RNase YbeY, with the protein product MSASLLIRNQQRARPVDVRQLRRATEVLLQEMLSLSNYDLAIHLVGSARMAALNWQHLQHEGPTDVITFGYADGGKVLHGELFICIDVAVEQARQFRTTWQDELMRYVIHGILHLQGYDDMEPAKRRIMKRAENRLLKQLPAEQAPHKLRRSP
- the ispG gene encoding (E)-4-hydroxy-3-methylbut-2-enyl-diphosphate synthase, which translates into the protein MRYCQSPFAYQRRKSREIIVGDPADGGVIIGGDRPVVVQSMLTCDTMDTALCVRQTLELVAVGCQIVRITAPTVKDAANLRCIVEELRRAGCKVPIVADIHFKPEAAMEAVKWVEVVRVNPGNYADSKKFAIKEYTDDQYIAELQRIEEKFTPLVLECKRLKRALRIGTNHGSLSDRIMNRYGDTPLGMVESALEFARIARKHDFHNFKFSMKSSNPKVMIECYRLLVARLEQEGADWNYPIHLGVTEAGEGEDGRIKSAIGIGSLLCDGLGDTIRVSLTEDSPREIPVCRDLLAQVPILTPSHVARNAAEFPFDPFHFHRRQTPEIELNALYKCGGDQTVRVVVTQATWDKVAPKISPKADVRPEAVYEDLNVAEIDPAEDFEINCDTQLVTVKDGISLPAIPAFRLLALKLRHMGRNNPILLKDCLNFEAAPLTPDVALLRASVVIGSLLADGIGDAILVRGEAGAGQSLRLAYNILQAAGCRSFKTDYVACPSCGRTLFNLQTVTARIKARTEHLKGVKIAIMGCIVNGPGEMADADFGYVGGAPGKINLYVGKTPIKFNIPENEAVDRLVDLIREHGKWVEPDLKEQNVIVVS
- the recO gene encoding DNA repair protein RecO, yielding MIERAQGIILRTRPFTETSVIVDWLTPELGRISTVAKGARRAKSPFRGKVDLFYEAAFSFTRSRRSELHTLAEVILLQTHPGLRRELGYVQQASYASALIVQTTEKESPVPEIHELFHGFLATLPKRPPQPRNIFAFELKLLALLGLQPDLAEARLSPETQNLTGILTNESWETIAELKPAATHVKQLHGFLHGFLIYHLEKIPKGRSDLLS